The Litchfieldia alkalitelluris genome has a window encoding:
- a CDS encoding sensor histidine kinase: MNNQYQTTRNHLETSSEVADLLFRNIINMQRLISWSQEVREELITSSEFQGEGVGVLDKGTTERIQDLLSNYLIDTQYIDSVCLFDVHFRTVCYGNSKSIGQFENGVTYKGISKMDWYRSSVEAKGRPVFFNHNVLSASQSSNTFSSVKLLKDPNSLFEPKVIGLLVVNVKKSMFSRVFNESNDSTFIVADPNGRENRMIYQYPPTFNQEFDLERLNNSGFITNSYKNQTTGWVFTNVINEKELLEQPNQIGVITTSISLVIAVFVLYFSFVLSGKITRPLLKLKNMTIEWAKGFWNQNETTSKDDISVIGETFQRITIENKELNEQLIKSQLKEREAELRALQAQIKPHFLYNTLDSIYWMAVMDNNQDIAKIAVALSKSFKLSLNSGEDLIPLSSELEHISHYITIQNIRFHNRFHYEENVATELKEMRILKLLLQPIVENAIYHGLESKIGEGTIKLTGNIEKEWVIFTISDDGVGIEDLNSTKKGYGLTNVIERLQLYYGPESSLTIFSKVHEGTNVEIRFPIDSKGG, from the coding sequence GTGAACAATCAATATCAAACGACAAGAAATCATCTAGAAACTTCAAGTGAGGTTGCTGATTTGTTATTTCGAAACATTATAAACATGCAGCGACTAATCTCCTGGAGTCAGGAAGTACGGGAAGAATTAATTACTAGCTCTGAGTTCCAAGGAGAGGGAGTAGGGGTATTAGATAAAGGCACAACAGAGAGAATTCAGGATTTATTATCGAATTATTTAATCGATACACAATATATTGACTCTGTTTGTTTATTTGACGTCCACTTTCGTACGGTGTGCTACGGGAATTCAAAAAGTATAGGCCAGTTTGAAAATGGAGTAACATATAAAGGCATTTCTAAGATGGATTGGTATAGAAGTAGTGTTGAAGCTAAAGGAAGGCCAGTATTCTTTAACCACAATGTTTTATCAGCTTCACAATCAAGTAATACATTTTCATCTGTGAAATTACTCAAAGATCCTAATAGCTTATTTGAACCTAAAGTTATTGGCTTGTTAGTCGTAAATGTGAAGAAATCAATGTTTTCAAGGGTATTTAACGAAAGTAATGATAGTACTTTCATCGTTGCTGACCCTAATGGAAGAGAAAATAGAATGATCTATCAATATCCACCGACATTCAATCAAGAATTTGATTTAGAACGTCTTAATAATAGTGGGTTTATAACTAATAGTTATAAGAATCAGACTACAGGGTGGGTTTTTACAAATGTCATTAATGAAAAAGAACTATTAGAACAGCCTAACCAGATTGGTGTGATTACAACCTCTATCTCCTTAGTCATTGCAGTGTTCGTGTTGTATTTTTCATTTGTTTTATCAGGTAAAATTACCCGGCCTTTATTAAAGTTGAAAAATATGACAATTGAATGGGCAAAGGGATTTTGGAACCAAAATGAAACAACTTCAAAAGACGATATTAGTGTGATCGGTGAAACGTTCCAACGGATTACGATTGAAAATAAAGAGCTAAATGAACAACTTATTAAGTCGCAACTAAAGGAACGAGAGGCAGAGCTTCGAGCATTACAAGCCCAAATCAAACCGCACTTTTTATATAATACATTAGATTCGATTTATTGGATGGCGGTTATGGATAACAATCAAGATATTGCCAAAATAGCAGTAGCTCTCTCAAAAAGCTTTAAATTAAGCTTAAATAGTGGTGAAGATTTGATCCCGTTATCAAGTGAATTAGAGCATATAAGTCATTATATAACGATCCAAAATATTCGGTTTCATAACCGTTTTCACTATGAAGAAAATGTTGCCACTGAATTAAAAGAGATGAGAATATTAAAATTACTGCTTCAGCCGATCGTTGAAAATGCAATTTATCACGGTCTGGAGTCGAAGATTGGAGAAGGTACGATTAAATTAACCGGCAACATTGAAAAAGAGTGGGTAATATTTACAATTAGTGATGATGGTGTGGGGATTGAAGATTTAAACTCTACTAAAAAAGGATATGGTTTAACGAATGTGATTGAAAGATTACAGTTATATTATGGTCCTGAAAGTTCACTCACAATATTTAGTAAGGTTCATGAAGGAACAAATGTAGAGATTCGGTTTCCAATTGATTCAAAGGGGGGATAA
- a CDS encoding response regulator, whose translation MLKAVVFDDEYIVLRGFNMIEWSKFGIEIVATAMNGIEALEIFDKYEPDIVFSDIRMPGLDGLKVIEKILQQKPATICIVFSGFNEFEYVKRAIKLGVIDYLEKPITIDMIEETVERIIEKLASQKLQSNWELNKEELLEKTTLDLLLFGAEAEPKWRELFGPLAEQVVCVTVLGVSEKPLFLEKCSSYQVITLRNGEDYLLVVFQFEDEIADLFQQLEEWSEQSDIYLGVGRTYDKIGEAAKSFKEAKQALRYGTFMDEAWTSYDDIGGDSNIPSNLSMQEENILFHLRTGNQKGLLTHLDMFISQLQTERLTPEILEREILKLVYLGIEVAKGIGEKIDQLRDYFPHVEIRKLSTKEEMFEWLRLQMEMILNWTINVRQLTKHDSVSKACLYMKENYHKDLTLQEVADYVGMNPTYFSLLFKEEMDQSYIKYLTSFRMERAKEFLNKGFKVAEVSEKVGYHSSRHFSEVFKKYVGVKPGQYKSV comes from the coding sequence ATGTTAAAGGCCGTTGTGTTTGACGATGAATACATTGTTTTACGAGGCTTCAATATGATTGAATGGTCGAAATTTGGAATTGAAATTGTTGCAACAGCGATGAACGGGATCGAAGCGTTAGAGATATTTGATAAATATGAGCCTGATATTGTTTTCTCGGATATTAGAATGCCCGGATTGGATGGGTTAAAAGTAATTGAAAAGATCCTTCAACAAAAACCAGCAACAATTTGCATCGTTTTTAGTGGGTTTAATGAATTCGAATATGTAAAAAGAGCGATCAAACTTGGTGTAATAGATTATTTAGAAAAACCAATTACGATTGATATGATCGAGGAGACTGTTGAAAGAATCATTGAAAAGTTAGCCAGCCAGAAACTTCAGTCAAACTGGGAATTAAATAAAGAGGAACTTTTAGAAAAAACCACATTGGATTTACTTCTTTTTGGAGCAGAAGCGGAGCCTAAATGGAGAGAATTGTTTGGTCCGTTAGCAGAACAAGTGGTCTGTGTTACTGTTTTGGGGGTTTCGGAAAAACCACTCTTTCTAGAGAAGTGCTCTTCTTACCAAGTAATTACACTACGTAACGGTGAAGACTATTTGCTTGTCGTTTTTCAATTCGAGGATGAAATCGCTGATTTGTTTCAACAGCTTGAAGAGTGGTCTGAGCAGAGTGATATTTATCTTGGAGTTGGGAGAACATACGATAAAATCGGAGAAGCTGCTAAAAGTTTTAAAGAGGCGAAGCAAGCATTAAGATATGGTACATTCATGGATGAAGCCTGGACAAGCTATGATGATATCGGCGGAGATAGTAATATCCCTAGTAATCTTTCTATGCAAGAAGAAAATATCTTATTTCATTTACGTACTGGAAATCAAAAAGGGCTTTTGACTCATCTAGATATGTTTATCAGTCAATTGCAGACCGAACGTCTTACTCCTGAAATTTTAGAGCGTGAAATTCTAAAACTTGTGTACCTTGGAATTGAAGTAGCTAAGGGGATAGGAGAGAAGATTGATCAATTGAGAGATTACTTCCCGCACGTAGAAATACGAAAATTAAGTACAAAAGAGGAAATGTTCGAGTGGTTACGATTGCAAATGGAAATGATCCTAAATTGGACGATAAATGTTCGGCAGCTGACAAAGCATGATTCCGTCAGTAAGGCTTGCCTATATATGAAGGAGAATTATCATAAAGATCTTACCCTACAAGAGGTTGCAGATTATGTCGGAATGAATCCTACCTATTTTAGTTTATTATTTAAAGAAGAGATGGATCAATCATATATAAAGTATTTAACAAGTTTCCGGATGGAACGAGCAAAAGAATTTTTAAATAAGGGCTTCAAGGTGGCAGAAGTAAGTGAGAAAGTGGGGTATCATAGTTCGCGCCATTTCTCAGAAGTTTTTAAGAAATATGTTGGGGTCAAGCCAGGCCAATATAAATCAGTATAA
- a CDS encoding ABC transporter substrate-binding protein produces MNNRKKFVSLLLSGALIAGALAGCGNKEESGGAQSSEGETLTFLIDNQTQLAGIEAVVDGFEAKNDIKVEIETRPGGVEGDNLIKTRLATGDMTDLVWNNSGSQLQALNPEQNFVDLTNEPFMEEIIDGYKAAVSANGKVFGIPGTPTNAGGWLYNKKVYEELGLSVPKTWDELMANNEKIKEAGKTAVIGSFKDTWTSQVIYLADNYNVLAENPTFAEDFTANKAKNATTPAALRSFEKLEEVHANGYMNEDFLATGYDAALKMLAEGEGAHYPMITFALANIAANYPDQMQDIGFFPQPSDSADVNGLTVWMPAGIFINKSSEKIDAAKKFIEFYVSQEGIDLYTSVVKPDGPFAVKGVELPDDVYPAVKDMIQYFESGNTAPALEFLSPVKGPNLEQITTQVGSGISSAKEGAELYDKDVEKQAKQLGLEGW; encoded by the coding sequence ATGAACAACAGAAAAAAGTTTGTCTCACTATTACTTAGTGGCGCATTAATCGCTGGAGCACTAGCTGGATGTGGCAATAAAGAGGAATCAGGTGGAGCTCAGAGCAGCGAAGGTGAAACGTTAACATTTTTAATTGATAATCAAACACAATTAGCTGGTATTGAAGCAGTAGTTGATGGGTTTGAAGCAAAAAATGACATAAAAGTAGAAATTGAAACACGCCCTGGTGGAGTCGAGGGTGATAACCTTATCAAAACTCGTCTAGCAACGGGTGATATGACAGACTTAGTTTGGAACAATTCGGGTTCTCAGTTGCAAGCATTAAACCCAGAGCAAAATTTTGTTGATCTTACAAATGAACCTTTCATGGAAGAGATTATTGACGGTTACAAAGCAGCAGTTTCAGCCAATGGAAAGGTATTTGGTATTCCAGGTACACCAACAAATGCAGGTGGCTGGTTATATAATAAAAAGGTATATGAAGAACTAGGCCTTTCTGTTCCTAAAACATGGGATGAGCTGATGGCTAATAATGAAAAAATTAAAGAAGCAGGGAAAACAGCGGTAATTGGAAGTTTTAAGGATACTTGGACATCTCAAGTAATCTATTTAGCGGATAACTATAATGTACTTGCAGAAAATCCAACATTCGCTGAAGATTTTACGGCTAACAAAGCAAAAAATGCGACAACTCCTGCTGCACTTCGCAGTTTTGAGAAATTAGAAGAAGTTCATGCAAATGGTTATATGAATGAGGATTTCCTTGCAACTGGATATGATGCAGCATTAAAAATGCTAGCAGAGGGTGAGGGCGCACATTACCCGATGATTACTTTCGCTTTGGCGAATATCGCGGCAAACTATCCTGACCAAATGCAAGATATCGGATTCTTCCCACAACCAAGTGACAGTGCAGATGTTAATGGTTTAACAGTTTGGATGCCTGCGGGAATCTTTATTAATAAAAGTAGTGAAAAAATTGATGCAGCTAAGAAATTTATCGAGTTTTACGTTTCTCAAGAGGGAATTGATTTATATACTTCTGTAGTTAAACCAGATGGTCCGTTTGCAGTTAAGGGTGTAGAACTTCCTGATGATGTGTATCCAGCAGTAAAAGATATGATTCAGTATTTTGAATCTGGTAATACTGCTCCTGCACTGGAGTTCTTAAGCCCAGTAAAAGGTCCGAACTTAGAGCAAATCACAACACAAGTTGGTAGTGGAATTAGTTCGGCAAAAGAAGGCGCTGAATTATATGACAAAGACGTTGAAAAACAAGCAAAGCAATTAGGCCTTGAGGGTTGGTAA
- a CDS encoding carbohydrate ABC transporter permease yields MNAFSKRTYSYYFLLPAAIVYFVFFLLPTIMSIFFSMTWWTLTDWKFIGLENFKTFLTEPSLNIGFKNTLIYAIVTCTLKVVLGLLLGVFLSSKLRFSGFIRSMVFFPTLLSTIAVGIAFTMMMHPSQGIINVTLNAIGIIGPDWLGDTRIALLSVAFVDVWKGVGIATVIFIAGIMSIPQDYYEALMIDGGNAWHKFKSIILPLSRPAMNTVIILSFIGGLRTFDLVWAMTKGGPGFSTDLIASIIYKQYQAGFYGLSTAGNVILFVLVSALAFPLYGYLNRKEVDL; encoded by the coding sequence GTGAATGCCTTTTCGAAAAGAACGTATTCATATTATTTTCTATTACCTGCCGCTATCGTTTATTTCGTCTTCTTTTTGTTACCAACAATCATGTCTATTTTCTTTAGTATGACTTGGTGGACATTAACAGACTGGAAATTTATTGGATTAGAAAACTTTAAAACATTTTTAACAGAACCATCTTTAAATATCGGATTTAAAAATACATTAATTTATGCAATTGTAACATGTACGTTGAAGGTAGTTCTTGGGCTATTACTCGGTGTCTTTTTAAGCTCAAAGCTAAGATTCAGTGGATTTATTCGGTCAATGGTATTTTTCCCAACACTATTGAGTACGATTGCCGTGGGTATTGCTTTTACAATGATGATGCATCCTTCTCAAGGGATTATTAATGTAACACTTAATGCAATTGGTATTATTGGTCCTGATTGGTTAGGAGATACACGAATTGCTCTTTTATCAGTAGCATTTGTTGATGTTTGGAAAGGTGTAGGAATTGCTACTGTTATTTTCATTGCAGGGATTATGTCAATTCCACAAGATTATTATGAAGCATTGATGATTGATGGTGGTAATGCATGGCATAAATTTAAGAGTATTATCTTGCCACTTAGCCGTCCAGCTATGAATACAGTTATTATTCTTTCGTTCATTGGAGGATTACGTACATTCGATTTAGTCTGGGCAATGACAAAAGGTGGACCTGGTTTTAGTACTGATTTAATTGCTTCTATTATTTATAAACAGTATCAAGCTGGTTTCTATGGCCTTTCAACTGCAGGGAACGTAATCTTGTTCGTACTAGTTTCTGCATTAGCTTTCCCTCTATATGGTTATCTCAATAGAAAAGAGGTAGATTTGTAA
- a CDS encoding carbohydrate ABC transporter permease codes for MSQVNINTKAIPTEKSHVKTRRKIIKFFVEAFAVIATLGFFGIPFYFVIVNALKNRQESSLLNMDWPSAVHLIDNLKEVISARDGMIITAFFNSIMITGFSIILLIFLGAATGYVLQRRVSRLTPFFNFLILAGLIVPPAVVPTIWVLQEIGLFKTMPGIVLVEVALNLPFTILLYRGFMVTIPKSLDEAALMDGCGRFRLFFNIILPLLKPVSATVIVLTAVNIYNDFVNPLYFFPGAENATLQLTLYNFMSMYVTQWNLLFTNVLLISIPPLILFLIFNKQIVAGMTSGAVK; via the coding sequence ATGAGCCAAGTGAATATCAATACAAAGGCAATTCCTACTGAGAAAAGCCATGTAAAGACACGCAGAAAAATAATAAAATTCTTCGTTGAGGCTTTTGCTGTCATTGCAACACTAGGATTCTTTGGGATTCCGTTTTATTTTGTCATAGTAAACGCACTTAAAAATCGGCAAGAATCTTCTTTATTAAATATGGATTGGCCTAGTGCAGTGCACTTGATTGACAATTTGAAAGAGGTTATTAGTGCAAGAGATGGAATGATTATCACTGCATTTTTTAATAGTATTATGATTACCGGATTTTCGATCATTCTTTTAATCTTTTTAGGTGCTGCTACTGGTTATGTATTACAACGAAGAGTCTCAAGATTAACGCCATTCTTCAATTTTTTAATTCTAGCAGGTTTAATTGTACCTCCAGCAGTTGTTCCGACAATTTGGGTACTTCAAGAAATTGGTCTTTTCAAGACAATGCCAGGAATTGTACTAGTTGAAGTAGCATTAAATTTACCGTTTACGATTTTATTATATCGCGGATTTATGGTAACGATTCCTAAGTCACTTGATGAAGCAGCATTAATGGATGGATGTGGAAGATTTCGCTTATTTTTCAATATCATTTTGCCGTTGTTAAAACCGGTATCAGCAACTGTTATCGTTTTAACAGCAGTTAACATTTACAATGACTTTGTAAACCCATTATATTTCTTCCCAGGTGCAGAAAACGCCACATTACAATTAACACTCTATAACTTTATGAGTATGTACGTTACACAGTGGAACTTACTTTTCACAAATGTTCTATTAATCTCTATTCCGCCACTTATTCTTTTCCTTATCTTCAACAAGCAAATTGTTGCAGGTATGACATCGGGAGCGGTGAAATAG
- a CDS encoding family 78 glycoside hydrolase catalytic domain yields the protein MEWKANWIWDQSGEHPRNQWSCFRRTFTVESDFNSAILSISADTKYTLYVNGELINSGPVRGWPTEWYYDQYELTSLNKGENVISVLVNHYGMSTMHYIEGRGGLIAQLDVYNQGQLINQILTDDQWKTENHNGFIKESVKMSNCLSWSEIYDAGLFSEDWAQLHFDDTSWERANVIGSYGMNPWKTLIARDIPYLTDEITFPKTVLSQKEVSPISQHFSIDLKPTFFPGELDNNSGKIMQGYVATEIQSTEDMPGVMSLTFDPHAEAKWEFKLNGKEYKTKNGTFEEVHLQKGSNLLIVDVGGFFHEPIIHLAFDFPETIELKAPFCSSDSQITAFGPFYRTTQLQIGKPVDRSIPLVDEYIQMKKVTSLSELESFEKWAKAIPNEHVCTDHVGILSMFKKDIKTHSLPFQHQNMILPNHSFTYVEPKENGDTEYLIDFGKEYLGHIEFELEASKGTIFDFFLFESIHQDGRIEHTFSLNNSLRYIAKDGRQMFRSFIPRGFRYMMLTIRNLNAPCKIYNVKVNVTTFPTGNVGGFRSSDYLLNEVWDISKHTIRMCAQDTIIDCPAYEQALWTGDSYNISLMNYYAFGNYDLVRRCLRLISKSVYRSPLPESHVPSGWQNVLTAWSILWVMACREYYRYTADLEFIKEIYPEIKLTIQRFEEFLNKDGLLEIDAWNMLDWAPMDTNHTIVTHQNALLVDALRQTAYLASLLGEKEDETTFLSFADHLKQAINEHLWDENEKVYVDSIHEDGTPSKVRSIQTNLIVYLTECAEGERRGLIEYYIVNPPENFVQIKSPFVLFFYYQALMNLGKNDIVLDNIREIYGYMLEHDATTCWEGWELIEGDFSRSHCHAWSAAPTYVFGVLFLGVKPLEPGFKKVSISPNLNGLKWIKGSVPIPQGKIDIYCKDLGEYIDLQITLPDEIEVQIDVAKGTRVIVNGKQYSLDKE from the coding sequence ATGGAATGGAAAGCAAATTGGATATGGGATCAAAGCGGCGAACATCCAAGAAATCAGTGGTCTTGTTTTAGAAGAACATTTACCGTTGAATCGGATTTTAATTCTGCAATCCTATCAATTTCGGCAGATACTAAGTACACACTTTACGTGAATGGAGAGTTAATTAACTCTGGTCCAGTACGTGGTTGGCCGACAGAATGGTATTATGACCAATATGAATTAACTAGCTTAAATAAAGGAGAAAATGTAATCTCAGTCCTAGTAAATCATTATGGGATGAGTACGATGCATTATATTGAAGGCCGCGGCGGATTAATCGCACAACTAGATGTCTATAATCAAGGGCAATTAATTAATCAAATTCTAACAGATGATCAGTGGAAAACAGAAAATCATAATGGATTTATTAAAGAATCAGTTAAAATGTCCAATTGTCTATCGTGGTCGGAAATTTACGATGCTGGGTTATTTTCAGAAGACTGGGCACAACTTCATTTTGATGATACATCCTGGGAACGTGCGAATGTGATTGGTTCTTATGGGATGAATCCGTGGAAAACGCTCATTGCGAGAGATATTCCATATTTAACCGATGAGATAACCTTTCCAAAAACAGTCTTATCCCAAAAAGAAGTAAGTCCTATTTCACAACACTTCTCGATTGATTTAAAACCGACATTTTTCCCAGGGGAATTAGATAATAATTCAGGGAAAATCATGCAAGGATATGTGGCAACCGAGATACAAAGTACCGAAGATATGCCAGGGGTTATGTCTCTAACATTTGATCCACATGCAGAAGCCAAATGGGAGTTTAAACTGAATGGAAAAGAATATAAAACTAAGAATGGAACATTCGAAGAAGTACATCTTCAAAAAGGTAGTAATCTATTAATTGTCGATGTAGGAGGCTTCTTTCACGAACCGATTATTCATTTAGCTTTTGATTTCCCAGAAACAATAGAGTTGAAAGCACCTTTTTGTTCTTCTGATTCACAGATTACAGCGTTCGGACCTTTTTATCGTACAACTCAACTGCAAATAGGGAAACCAGTGGATAGATCTATTCCGTTAGTGGATGAATACATTCAAATGAAAAAGGTTACATCTTTAAGTGAGTTAGAGTCTTTCGAAAAATGGGCAAAAGCAATTCCAAACGAGCATGTGTGTACCGATCATGTTGGCATTCTTTCAATGTTTAAAAAAGACATTAAAACTCATTCCTTACCTTTCCAGCATCAGAATATGATTCTTCCTAACCACAGTTTTACATATGTGGAACCAAAGGAAAATGGTGATACAGAATATTTAATAGATTTTGGGAAGGAATATTTAGGGCATATTGAGTTCGAGTTAGAGGCTTCGAAAGGCACCATTTTTGACTTTTTCTTATTTGAAAGTATCCATCAAGATGGTAGGATCGAGCATACCTTTTCCTTAAATAATTCATTAAGATATATTGCAAAAGACGGTCGACAAATGTTTCGATCCTTTATCCCAAGAGGATTCCGCTACATGATGCTTACGATTCGGAATTTGAATGCACCTTGTAAAATCTACAATGTAAAGGTAAATGTAACTACATTCCCTACAGGAAATGTTGGTGGGTTTAGAAGCTCTGATTATCTATTAAATGAAGTTTGGGATATTTCAAAGCATACGATTCGTATGTGTGCACAAGATACAATTATTGATTGTCCAGCGTATGAACAGGCGCTTTGGACAGGTGATTCTTATAATATATCTTTGATGAATTACTATGCTTTTGGAAACTATGACTTAGTTAGACGATGCTTAAGGTTAATTTCTAAATCTGTTTATCGCTCACCACTTCCAGAATCACATGTACCGAGTGGATGGCAGAATGTTTTAACCGCTTGGTCGATTTTATGGGTAATGGCATGTAGAGAATATTATCGATACACAGCAGACCTAGAATTTATTAAAGAGATTTACCCAGAAATTAAACTAACGATTCAACGTTTTGAAGAGTTTTTAAATAAAGATGGTTTACTAGAAATTGACGCATGGAACATGTTGGATTGGGCACCAATGGATACAAACCATACTATTGTTACACATCAAAATGCTCTCCTTGTTGATGCGTTGAGACAAACTGCTTATTTGGCGTCACTTTTAGGAGAAAAAGAAGATGAAACAACGTTCTTATCATTTGCAGATCATTTAAAACAGGCTATTAATGAGCATTTGTGGGATGAAAATGAAAAAGTTTATGTTGATAGTATCCATGAGGATGGCACGCCATCAAAAGTTCGTAGCATTCAAACAAATCTAATTGTTTATTTAACGGAGTGTGCAGAAGGGGAACGTAGAGGATTGATTGAGTATTATATTGTAAATCCTCCAGAGAATTTCGTGCAAATTAAGAGTCCGTTTGTCCTATTCTTCTATTATCAGGCTTTAATGAATTTAGGGAAAAACGATATTGTTCTGGATAATATTCGTGAAATTTATGGGTATATGCTGGAACATGATGCGACTACTTGTTGGGAAGGCTGGGAATTAATTGAAGGAGACTTCAGCCGCAGTCACTGTCACGCATGGTCCGCTGCCCCAACGTATGTCTTTGGTGTCTTATTTTTAGGGGTAAAGCCACTAGAACCTGGATTTAAAAAGGTTAGCATCTCTCCAAATCTAAATGGACTAAAGTGGATCAAAGGTTCAGTACCGATTCCACAAGGGAAAATAGACATCTATTGTAAAGATTTAGGAGAATATATTGATCTGCAAATAACTCTACCAGATGAAATAGAAGTGCAAATAGATGTAGCGAAAGGTACTAGAGTAATAGTGAATGGAAAACAGTACTCTCTAGATAAAGAGTAG